One window of Papaver somniferum cultivar HN1 chromosome 9, ASM357369v1, whole genome shotgun sequence genomic DNA carries:
- the LOC113314399 gene encoding vacuolar protein-sorting-associated protein 37 homolog 1-like, whose amino-acid sequence MFKFWGSQEPQEPPPPPRVQGGPGQTSWYPPSVVSSSNSSRPSTPGGGSSSSSFNMQQRPSSDRPQSQSQTQLSPAEAAGIIYQLKDKSVDELRRLLTDREAYNQFLFSLDQVKTQNNLRDELRKETLQLARQNIENEPRIVELRNQCRIIRTTELAAAEERLNELERQKEETLKFYSPGTLLQKVLDAVNKTDEESEVLHKQLLEKEIDLSSFIQKYKKLRTSHHKHSLTHLAAKTICL is encoded by the exons ATGTTTAAATTCTG GGGTTCACAGGAACCACAagagccaccaccaccaccacgtgTACAAGGCGGACCTGGACAAACTTCATGGTATCCACCGTCAGTGGTTAGTTCTTCTAATTCGTCTCGTCCTTCTACTCCAGGCGGTGGTAGTTCTTCGTCTAGTTTTAATATGCAGCAAAGGCCTTCTTCAGATCGGCCTCAATCGCAATCTCAAACTCAGCTTTCTCCAGCTGAAGCTGCAGGAATTATTTACCAATTGAAGGACAAAAG CGTTGATGAGTTACGGAGGCTATTAACTGATAGAGAAGCTTACAATCAATTCTTATTCTCACTTGATCAAGTGAAGACTCAAAACAAT CTTCGGGATGAACTGCGAAAGGAAACATTGCAGCTAGCAA GACAAAACATAGAGAATGAGCCACGCATTGTGGAGCTAAGGAATCAG TGTAGAATTATCCGAACAACGGAGCTGGCTGCAGCTGAAGAGAGACTGAATGAACTGGAAAGACAGAAGGAAGAAACCTTAAAGTTTTATTCCCCTGGCACTTTGCTTCAGAAAGTACTAG ATGCTGTGAATAAGACTGATGAGGAATCCGAGGTCCTTCATAAACAACTTCTTGAGAAGGAGATAGATTTGAGTTCATTTATACAGAAGTACAAGAAGCTCCGAACCAGTCACCACAAACACTCTCTTACCCATCTAGCTGCCAAGACAATCTGTTTATAG